Proteins from a single region of Undibacterium sp. KW1:
- the infB gene encoding translation initiation factor IF-2, translating to MASNNVAQFATELKMSADLLLTQLRAAGVSKSSTSDSLTKEDKDKLLEHLRRSHGVSADTEKKKITLTRKETTEIKQADATGKSRTIQVEVRKKRTFVKRDDAPADEAQTTAPVVDAAEQARLDEEARREAELIARQEAELLEKQERLAKLEAEKEAQAQAMREAELAEAAKAEAERVKAEQAAAAAKALNASANAKPADAKPAEVKPVPVAQTAQAAADEDKKRLEAEEAKKKAAADAKEATERAAATEKARKAVADEVAQIKEMMNAARRPAKAAEPAPVAAPKVAEGTLHKPADKKVAEKKPGAAVEKKDEKKPAVGDKKAIKSANVSSTWQEDAAKKRGGGLKTRGDTSGGRDGWKGGPKGRRNSHHDDRESNFQAPVEAIVKDVFVPETLTVAELAHKMSVKASEVIKHLMKLGQMCTINQVLDQETAMILVEEMGHKAFAAKLDDPEAMLTDATEHGEYESFPRAPVVTVMGHVDHGKTSLLDYIRRAKVASGEAGGITQHIGAYHVETPRGMITFLDTPGHEAFTAMRARGAKATDIVILVVAADDGVMPQTKEAIAHAKAAGVPLVVAINKIDKPGGNADRVTQELIAESVVPEEYGGDSPFVQVSAKTGLGIDSLLENVLLQAEVLELKAPIDAPAKGLVVEARLDKGRGTVATILVQSGTLKRGDVVLAGSSYGRVRAMLDENGANISEAGPSIPVEIQGLTEVPSAGEEVMVMADERKAREIALFRQGKFRDVKLAKQQAAKLENMFENMGEGEVKNLPIIVKTDVQGSQEALVQSLVKLSTSEVRVQVVHAAVGGISESDVNLAVASKAVIIGFNTRADASARKLAESNGVDIRYYNIIYDAVDEVKAALSGMLAPEKREQIIGMVEIRQVFVVSKVGAIAGCLVTDGMVKRTSSVRLLRNNVVTWTGELDSLKRYKDDAKEVKAGLECGLSLKGYNEIQVGDQLEIFEVQEIARTL from the coding sequence ATGGCGAGTAACAACGTAGCCCAATTTGCCACCGAGCTAAAGATGTCAGCAGATTTGCTGCTCACGCAATTGCGTGCGGCGGGCGTCAGTAAGAGCTCGACGTCAGATTCGCTGACAAAGGAAGACAAAGATAAATTGCTGGAGCATCTGCGTCGTTCCCATGGCGTTTCTGCGGACACCGAAAAGAAAAAAATCACCTTGACTCGTAAGGAAACGACCGAGATCAAGCAAGCCGATGCGACTGGGAAGTCTCGTACCATTCAGGTTGAAGTTCGTAAAAAACGTACTTTCGTCAAGCGTGACGATGCTCCCGCAGATGAAGCGCAGACAACTGCACCTGTAGTAGATGCTGCTGAGCAGGCTCGCCTTGACGAAGAGGCGCGTCGCGAAGCTGAGCTGATCGCGCGTCAGGAGGCTGAATTGCTGGAGAAGCAGGAACGACTGGCCAAGCTCGAAGCAGAAAAAGAAGCCCAGGCGCAAGCCATGCGTGAAGCTGAGCTGGCTGAGGCTGCCAAGGCAGAAGCTGAACGCGTCAAGGCTGAGCAGGCTGCTGCTGCCGCCAAGGCGCTTAATGCGAGTGCTAACGCCAAGCCTGCAGATGCCAAGCCTGCCGAGGTAAAACCTGTGCCGGTCGCTCAAACTGCTCAAGCTGCTGCTGACGAAGATAAAAAACGTCTCGAAGCAGAAGAAGCGAAGAAAAAAGCCGCCGCTGACGCGAAAGAAGCAACTGAGCGTGCTGCTGCTACTGAAAAAGCCAGGAAAGCTGTGGCTGATGAAGTTGCGCAAATCAAAGAAATGATGAACGCGGCACGTCGCCCTGCCAAAGCTGCGGAACCTGCTCCTGTAGCGGCTCCCAAGGTTGCTGAAGGTACTTTGCACAAGCCTGCTGATAAAAAAGTGGCTGAGAAAAAACCTGGTGCAGCAGTCGAGAAAAAAGACGAGAAAAAACCAGCTGTTGGCGACAAGAAGGCAATCAAATCTGCCAATGTGTCATCAACCTGGCAAGAAGACGCTGCCAAAAAACGTGGCGGCGGTCTGAAAACACGTGGTGATACTTCTGGTGGCCGTGATGGCTGGAAGGGCGGTCCTAAAGGTCGCCGCAACAGTCATCATGATGACCGTGAATCCAACTTCCAGGCGCCGGTTGAAGCCATCGTCAAAGATGTATTCGTACCAGAAACCCTGACGGTTGCAGAGCTGGCGCATAAAATGTCGGTCAAGGCATCAGAAGTCATCAAGCATTTGATGAAACTGGGTCAGATGTGCACGATCAACCAGGTGCTGGATCAGGAAACGGCAATGATCCTGGTCGAAGAAATGGGCCATAAAGCCTTTGCTGCCAAACTGGATGATCCGGAAGCGATGTTGACGGATGCCACAGAGCACGGCGAATATGAATCCTTCCCGCGCGCACCTGTGGTCACTGTCATGGGTCACGTTGATCATGGTAAGACATCCTTGCTGGATTACATCCGTCGCGCCAAAGTCGCATCTGGCGAGGCCGGTGGTATTACCCAGCATATTGGTGCCTACCACGTAGAAACACCGCGTGGCATGATCACTTTCCTTGATACGCCAGGCCATGAAGCGTTTACCGCGATGCGTGCCCGTGGTGCCAAGGCGACGGATATTGTTATTCTGGTCGTGGCAGCAGACGATGGCGTCATGCCGCAAACCAAAGAGGCGATTGCCCATGCTAAAGCAGCTGGTGTGCCTCTGGTAGTTGCTATCAATAAAATTGATAAACCAGGTGGTAATGCAGACCGCGTGACCCAGGAATTGATCGCTGAGAGCGTCGTGCCTGAAGAATACGGTGGCGATTCACCTTTCGTGCAAGTGTCGGCAAAAACTGGTCTGGGTATAGATTCCCTGCTGGAAAACGTTTTGTTGCAAGCTGAAGTGCTGGAACTGAAAGCGCCGATAGATGCACCTGCCAAAGGTCTGGTCGTGGAAGCGCGTCTGGATAAAGGTCGCGGTACTGTTGCCACTATCCTGGTGCAGTCCGGTACCTTGAAGCGTGGTGACGTGGTACTGGCTGGTTCCTCTTATGGCCGTGTCCGTGCGATGCTGGATGAAAATGGTGCGAATATTTCAGAGGCTGGTCCGTCCATCCCGGTAGAGATTCAAGGCCTGACCGAAGTGCCGTCCGCTGGTGAAGAAGTCATGGTCATGGCAGATGAGCGCAAAGCGCGTGAAATCGCCTTGTTCCGTCAAGGTAAGTTCCGTGACGTCAAACTGGCGAAGCAGCAAGCGGCCAAGCTCGAAAACATGTTCGAAAACATGGGCGAAGGCGAAGTCAAGAACCTGCCTATTATCGTCAAGACCGACGTGCAGGGTTCGCAAGAAGCGCTGGTGCAATCCCTGGTCAAATTGTCGACCAGCGAAGTGCGTGTACAAGTCGTGCATGCAGCTGTGGGTGGTATTTCCGAATCCGACGTCAATCTGGCGGTCGCTTCCAAAGCGGTCATCATTGGCTTCAACACCCGTGCTGATGCGTCTGCCCGTAAATTGGCAGAGTCCAACGGCGTTGACATCCGCTACTACAACATCATTTATGATGCAGTAGATGAAGTGAAAGCAGCCCTGTCCGGCATGTTGGCCCCAGAGAAGCGCGAACAGATCATAGGTATGGTCGAGATTCG
- the nusA gene encoding transcription termination factor NusA gives MSRDLLLLVDVLAREKNVDEEVVFGSLEHALAQATKKRFPGEVDIRVEIDRDTGEFRSFRRWHVVPDEAGLQLPDQEILHFEAVEDDPEIQVDDYIEEEIESVDFGRRFAQDTKQVVLQRIRDAEREQILADFLERGDSLVTGTIKRMERGEAVVESGKIEARLPRDQMIPKENLRVGDRVRAYILRIDRNARGPQVILSRTAPEFIMKLFELEVPEIEQGSLVIKSAARDPGVRAKIAVYTADKRIDPIGTCVGMRGSRVQAVTGELGGERVDIVLWSEDPAQFVIGALAPANVSSIMVDEEKHGMDVVVDEENLAIAIGRSGQNVRLAAELTGWQINIMTAEESANKAEQETAGIRSLFMEKLDVDQEVADILVDEGFSSLEEIAYVPISEMLEIEAFDEDTVNELRNRARDALLTEAIASEEGLEGMEDELINLEGMTRVTAGKLGLAGIKTLAAFAGLAYDEFGAILALSADRARQLIKDAFEDVTDDEMKLIDAKYDDQAKALLAKAWKLVEAK, from the coding sequence ATGAGTCGTGATTTGTTGTTATTGGTGGATGTGCTGGCGCGTGAAAAGAACGTCGATGAAGAGGTTGTTTTCGGATCGCTGGAGCATGCTTTGGCGCAAGCGACAAAAAAACGTTTTCCCGGTGAAGTCGATATTCGCGTAGAAATCGACCGCGATACTGGTGAATTCAGGTCTTTCCGCCGCTGGCACGTGGTGCCGGATGAGGCAGGTCTGCAATTGCCAGATCAGGAAATCCTGCATTTTGAAGCAGTGGAAGACGATCCTGAAATTCAGGTTGATGATTACATCGAAGAAGAAATTGAATCGGTCGATTTTGGCCGTCGTTTTGCACAAGATACCAAGCAAGTCGTCTTGCAACGTATCCGTGATGCAGAGCGTGAACAGATCCTGGCTGACTTCCTGGAGCGTGGTGATTCCCTGGTAACAGGTACCATCAAGCGTATGGAGCGCGGCGAAGCCGTGGTTGAATCTGGCAAGATTGAAGCCCGTCTGCCACGTGATCAGATGATCCCCAAAGAAAATCTGCGTGTTGGTGATCGTGTTCGTGCCTATATTTTGCGCATAGACCGTAATGCACGTGGTCCGCAAGTTATCTTGTCGCGTACGGCGCCAGAATTCATCATGAAGTTGTTCGAGCTGGAAGTGCCGGAAATCGAGCAAGGTTCCTTGGTGATCAAGTCTGCTGCACGTGATCCTGGTGTGCGTGCAAAAATTGCTGTGTACACCGCCGACAAACGTATTGATCCTATCGGCACTTGCGTTGGTATGCGTGGTTCACGCGTGCAGGCAGTGACTGGCGAACTGGGTGGTGAGCGTGTTGATATCGTGCTGTGGTCTGAAGACCCGGCGCAATTCGTGATTGGCGCACTGGCACCAGCCAATGTTTCATCCATCATGGTGGATGAAGAAAAGCACGGCATGGACGTGGTCGTTGATGAAGAAAACCTGGCAATCGCAATTGGCCGCAGTGGCCAAAACGTTCGCCTGGCCGCTGAATTGACCGGCTGGCAAATCAACATCATGACGGCAGAAGAGTCTGCGAATAAGGCCGAGCAAGAGACTGCCGGTATCCGCAGCCTGTTCATGGAAAAACTTGATGTAGATCAGGAAGTCGCCGACATCCTGGTAGATGAAGGTTTCTCCAGCCTGGAAGAAATCGCTTACGTACCGATCAGCGAAATGCTGGAAATTGAAGCTTTCGATGAAGACACTGTTAATGAGTTGCGTAACCGCGCTCGTGACGCTTTGTTGACAGAGGCAATTGCTTCTGAAGAAGGTCTCGAAGGTATGGAAGATGAATTAATCAACCTCGAAGGTATGACCCGCGTAACTGCAGGCAAGCTGGGTTTGGCTGGTATCAAGACCCTGGCGGCTTTCGCTGGATTGGCTTATGACGAATTTGGCGCGATTTTGGCATTATCTGCAGACCGTGCACGTCAATTAATTAAAGATGCATTTGAAGATGTGACCGATGATGAGATGAAACTCATCGACGCTAAATATGATGATCAGGCCAAGGCATTGTTAGCCAAAGCCTGGAAACTCGTAGAAGCTAAGTAA
- the rimP gene encoding ribosome maturation factor RimP codes for MALLDLIEKTVNGTGYDLVDFEQAERGLFRVYIDFLPEDLERGNITVEDCEKVSHQLSHVLTVENVNYSRLETSSPGLDRPLKKIADYVRFAGEKANVKLRMPMPGTPNRKTFEGILHEPEGENLKLEFEVKDGSAMLEFTLADVDKARLVPQVDFRSRKA; via the coding sequence TTGGCTTTGTTGGATTTGATAGAAAAAACCGTCAACGGTACCGGATATGATCTGGTGGATTTTGAGCAGGCCGAGCGCGGCTTGTTCAGGGTTTATATTGATTTTTTACCGGAAGACCTCGAGCGCGGCAATATCACGGTGGAAGACTGCGAAAAAGTCAGTCACCAGTTATCGCATGTGCTGACGGTGGAAAATGTCAATTACAGTCGCCTGGAGACTTCTTCTCCCGGTCTCGACAGGCCGCTCAAGAAAATCGCTGATTACGTGCGTTTTGCTGGTGAGAAAGCCAATGTGAAATTGCGCATGCCCATGCCGGGCACGCCAAATCGCAAGACTTTTGAAGGTATCTTGCATGAGCCTGAAGGTGAAAATCTGAAGCTGGAATTTGAAGTAAAAGATGGGTCGGCCATGCTGGAGTTTACGCTCGCCGATGTGGATAAGGCACGCCTTGTGCCGCAAGTGGATTTTAGGAGTCGCAAAGCATGA
- a CDS encoding pseudouridine synthase, whose product MNPEDVNADQADGAGPNDNGPAAGDDAKPAKRGVRTPRTSVSRSKPKQANAEQSAGAAEAAIATVVVTTSADDVAEAPVKKARAPRAPRIPKEPGAAPRASRAKAKLAEVVEEHAAVAPEAPVVAEPDVRTEQIAERSERPPRSERPPRTERAPRTDREERTVRSEKTENGEKTERPVRADRGERTDRSERSDRGERSERNERGDRSDRGPRQNAGQAGANKSKRPQQQARGGRPGAGNNADDVFSFVTSEAFDSGVADDVKGKGRGKPVRRDLTADDDAPKLHKVLAEAGLGSRRDMEELIVAGRVSVNGEPAHIGQRILPTDQVRINGKPIMRKVSKKPPRVLIYHKPAGEIVSTNDPEGRASVFESLPTMKVGKWLAVGRLDYNTEGLLLFTTSGDLANRLMHPRYGIEREYAVRTLGELEEGMRQRLLAGVELEDGLAQFSKITDGGGEGVNKWYRVIIGEGRNREVRRMFEAVGLTVSRLIRTRYGAMTLPANLKRGRWEELEEDAVRALLKLSGLEKAGSDKPATPGKGGKPFGNKAPGFGNGPFTQKQVGFPMSSGRGDRAEYGAGRGGNANGNGYGNKAAGNAGNNANNANGKKRSRQPDPLQTALGFPDAGQQRRGPTARGSGQAIGQGIAARRRSRGA is encoded by the coding sequence ATGAATCCTGAAGATGTAAATGCTGACCAAGCTGATGGTGCGGGCCCAAATGACAATGGCCCGGCTGCTGGTGATGACGCAAAACCGGCAAAGCGCGGTGTGCGTACTCCACGTACTAGTGTAAGCCGATCCAAGCCTAAGCAAGCGAATGCAGAGCAATCAGCAGGGGCTGCAGAGGCGGCAATAGCAACTGTAGTAGTGACAACATCAGCCGATGATGTCGCTGAAGCGCCAGTTAAAAAAGCGCGTGCCCCGCGCGCGCCGCGTATTCCTAAAGAACCTGGAGCAGCGCCACGCGCCAGCCGTGCCAAAGCCAAGCTTGCGGAAGTTGTCGAAGAGCATGCAGCAGTCGCGCCTGAAGCTCCTGTAGTTGCCGAGCCGGATGTGCGTACTGAGCAAATAGCCGAGCGTAGTGAACGTCCACCACGCAGCGAACGTCCGCCCCGCACAGAGCGTGCGCCAAGGACAGATCGCGAAGAACGGACAGTGCGCAGTGAGAAAACTGAAAACGGCGAAAAAACTGAACGTCCAGTCCGCGCTGATCGCGGAGAGCGCACCGACAGGTCCGAGCGTTCAGATCGTGGCGAACGCAGTGAGCGTAATGAACGCGGTGACCGCAGTGATCGTGGTCCGCGTCAAAATGCTGGACAGGCAGGTGCCAATAAATCCAAACGTCCGCAACAGCAGGCTCGCGGTGGTCGCCCTGGTGCAGGCAATAATGCCGATGACGTGTTTTCTTTTGTTACTTCCGAGGCATTTGATTCTGGTGTTGCCGATGATGTCAAAGGCAAGGGCCGTGGCAAGCCAGTGCGCCGTGATCTGACTGCAGATGATGATGCACCTAAATTGCATAAAGTATTGGCTGAGGCTGGCCTGGGTTCGCGCCGCGACATGGAAGAGCTGATCGTTGCTGGCCGTGTCTCCGTGAATGGTGAGCCAGCTCATATTGGTCAAAGAATTTTGCCTACTGATCAGGTGCGTATCAATGGCAAGCCCATCATGCGTAAAGTCAGTAAAAAGCCGCCGCGCGTGCTGATTTATCACAAGCCTGCTGGCGAGATCGTCAGTACCAATGATCCTGAGGGGCGTGCATCCGTGTTTGAGAGCTTGCCAACCATGAAAGTAGGAAAGTGGCTGGCGGTTGGTCGTCTCGATTACAACACTGAAGGTTTGTTGCTGTTCACCACATCCGGTGATCTGGCCAACCGTCTGATGCACCCACGTTATGGTATTGAGCGTGAATATGCCGTGCGTACCCTCGGTGAGCTGGAAGAGGGTATGCGTCAGCGCCTGTTGGCTGGTGTTGAGCTCGAGGATGGTCTGGCGCAATTCTCCAAAATCACTGACGGTGGTGGTGAGGGTGTCAATAAATGGTATCGCGTCATCATTGGTGAAGGCCGTAACCGTGAAGTGCGTCGTATGTTTGAGGCGGTAGGTTTGACGGTTTCACGTCTGATCCGTACCCGTTATGGTGCCATGACCTTGCCCGCCAACCTCAAGCGTGGTCGTTGGGAGGAGCTGGAAGAAGATGCGGTCCGTGCCCTGTTGAAGTTGAGTGGTCTGGAAAAGGCTGGTAGTGACAAGCCTGCCACGCCAGGCAAAGGCGGCAAGCCATTTGGTAACAAGGCTCCAGGTTTTGGTAATGGTCCTTTTACCCAGAAGCAAGTTGGTTTTCCCATGTCCAGCGGTCGTGGCGACCGTGCTGAATACGGTGCGGGCCGTGGCGGTAACGCCAATGGCAACGGGTACGGCAATAAAGCCGCCGGCAATGCTGGCAATAATGCCAACAACGCCAATGGTAAAAAACGTAGCCGTCAGCCAGATCCCTTGCAGACAGCATTGGGTTTTCCTGACGCAGGCCAGCAGCGTCGCGGCCCGACTGCCCGCGGTAGCGGTCAGGCCATCGGTCAGGGTATTGCAGCGCGCAGGCGCTCACGTGGCGCATAA
- the scpB gene encoding SMC-Scp complex subunit ScpB, whose protein sequence is MNTAEAKRVLETALLCAPEPLTVNTMKKLFQDADDQGDVVGADTIKLMLEGLRQDWSDKGIELVALSTGWRFQSKPEMRAYIDRLNPEKPPKYSRATLETLAIIAYRQPVTRGDIEEIRGVTVASQMIKTLEDRGWIETIGHRDVPGRPSLFATTKQFLDDLGLSSLDQLPPLQQVKRDAEEEAAPELAALDGGMFAAVDADAAEVEPVAEDVPLAEQTEDVDVPGEDASDAVQESADAAEVLAEESGPLVQVTPDVQQQIETLQNAEVESEQESHEQDEISVESGVAIDHASDALPATDVAVEIVAEERVEAASDAENVAISEEIVKEITEDIAEQVIEEISEVGGDSQPVTQLSDQVADTAAPDSVSGAAASQLPSIELKNESNES, encoded by the coding sequence ATGAATACTGCTGAGGCAAAACGAGTCCTCGAAACAGCCTTGTTATGCGCGCCAGAGCCGCTGACAGTCAATACGATGAAAAAGCTGTTCCAGGATGCGGATGATCAAGGTGATGTGGTCGGCGCAGATACTATCAAATTGATGCTGGAAGGCTTGCGTCAGGACTGGTCCGACAAGGGCATAGAACTGGTGGCTTTATCGACAGGCTGGCGCTTTCAAAGTAAACCGGAAATGCGCGCCTATATAGACAGGCTGAACCCGGAAAAGCCACCAAAGTATTCAAGAGCAACGCTGGAAACACTGGCGATTATTGCTTATCGCCAGCCAGTGACGCGTGGTGATATAGAAGAAATACGTGGCGTGACCGTGGCTTCGCAGATGATCAAGACACTGGAAGACCGTGGCTGGATAGAAACTATAGGCCACAGGGATGTGCCAGGTCGCCCATCCTTGTTCGCCACTACCAAGCAGTTCCTGGATGACCTGGGCCTGTCTTCATTGGATCAGTTGCCGCCTTTGCAGCAAGTAAAGAGGGATGCAGAAGAAGAGGCTGCGCCCGAGTTGGCAGCGCTGGATGGCGGCATGTTTGCCGCTGTTGATGCAGATGCGGCAGAGGTTGAGCCTGTGGCTGAAGATGTGCCTTTGGCAGAGCAAACTGAGGATGTGGATGTGCCTGGTGAAGATGCTTCTGATGCTGTGCAGGAGTCGGCTGATGCTGCAGAGGTGCTTGCAGAAGAATCGGGGCCATTGGTGCAGGTGACACCTGATGTGCAACAGCAGATTGAAACCTTACAGAATGCAGAAGTTGAATCCGAGCAAGAGTCGCATGAGCAGGATGAGATTAGCGTTGAGTCAGGTGTGGCGATCGATCACGCCTCAGATGCATTGCCTGCAACTGATGTGGCAGTGGAAATTGTCGCTGAAGAGCGCGTTGAAGCTGCAAGCGACGCAGAAAATGTAGCAATTTCAGAAGAGATAGTAAAAGAAATTACTGAAGATATAGCCGAACAAGTAATCGAAGAAATAAGTGAGGTTGGGGGAGATTCTCAACCTGTCACGCAATTGAGTGATCAGGTAGCCGATACTGCGGCACCGGATAGTGTATCGGGCGCTGCAGCGAGTCAGTTGCCTTCAATAGAACTGAAGAATGAATCCAATGAATCCTGA
- a CDS encoding VOC family protein — protein sequence MSIELDRTIVPSHNKLGSAKLLADLLGVPWTPTALGPFAPVFVSEVLILDFIQTDEDFPVYHFCFRVSPQKFDEILGCIKLAGITYRSSVRWPVDMEINTDYGGSMIYWNQPDGHQWKMLMVSYARQSD from the coding sequence ATGAGTATTGAACTTGATCGCACTATCGTTCCTTCGCACAACAAGCTGGGTTCGGCAAAGTTGCTGGCTGACCTGCTTGGTGTGCCCTGGACACCGACGGCTCTGGGGCCGTTTGCTCCAGTATTTGTGAGTGAGGTTTTGATACTGGATTTTATCCAGACTGACGAAGACTTCCCTGTTTATCATTTTTGTTTTCGTGTCAGCCCGCAAAAGTTTGATGAAATACTGGGGTGTATCAAGCTGGCAGGCATCACCTATCGCAGCTCCGTGCGCTGGCCTGTGGATATGGAGATTAATACTGATTATGGCGGCAGCATGATTTACTGGAATCAGCCAGATGGTCATCAATGGAAAATGTTGATGGTGAGTTATGCGCGCCAGTCAGATTAA
- a CDS encoding methyl-accepting chemotaxis protein, with the protein MFIANLKISQRLYSGFGIVILMLIAVVLIGTSRLTLLNSEINLTVNDRYQKIYALNDAIKNLNLQARNLRNILLMSDEAEIKKEIDSVQKSSQTITVELDKLSTTIRSPKAKELLRLTIEQRTQYIPIRDKMIQLVTDGSKDEAKDFLFKEVRPKQLSYLEAMESLIKFQEGLMAESAIETRTTAESATQLMIVTGILAAIVSCLIAWSITRRIVTPINSAVKIAKTVASGDLTSDIDVTGKDEMGSLLRALALMNKNLIDIVEQIRNGTDTVATASTQIASGNQDLSARTEKQASALEETASSMEELTSAVKQNSDNALEANQLARNASEVAVKGGNVVTRVVDTMSSISESSRKIVDIISVIDGIAFQTNILALNAAVEAARAGEQGRGFAVVASEVRNLAQRSATAAKEIKLLIDTSVEKVNAGSQLVDEAGLTMGEVVNSVRHVTHIIAEISSASAEQTAGIEQINRAIVELDNTTQQNSALVEEIAAAAESLQDQARKQADVVSIFKTSNTTPTTAARLHNISEHPKAARQAFAPTVIALPMSASAREK; encoded by the coding sequence ATGTTTATTGCAAATCTCAAAATCAGCCAGCGCCTGTATTCAGGTTTTGGCATAGTTATCTTGATGCTGATTGCTGTTGTACTTATAGGCACCTCACGTCTGACTTTGCTCAACAGCGAAATCAACCTGACCGTCAATGACCGCTATCAAAAAATATATGCACTCAACGACGCCATCAAAAACCTGAATCTGCAAGCCAGGAATTTGCGCAATATCTTGCTCATGAGTGATGAAGCTGAAATAAAAAAAGAAATCGACAGCGTACAAAAATCCTCTCAGACGATTACCGTCGAACTCGACAAGCTATCGACCACTATACGCAGCCCAAAAGCCAAGGAGTTGCTCAGGCTTACCATAGAACAGCGCACGCAATATATTCCCATCAGAGACAAAATGATACAGCTCGTGACAGACGGCAGCAAAGACGAGGCAAAAGATTTTCTATTCAAAGAAGTTCGCCCCAAACAACTCAGTTACCTGGAAGCCATGGAGTCACTGATCAAGTTTCAAGAGGGATTAATGGCCGAGTCAGCCATAGAAACCAGGACAACAGCAGAATCAGCCACTCAGCTAATGATAGTCACTGGCATACTTGCCGCCATCGTCAGTTGCCTTATCGCCTGGTCAATTACACGACGCATAGTCACCCCCATTAACAGTGCAGTAAAAATCGCCAAGACCGTTGCCAGCGGCGATTTGACCAGTGACATTGATGTCACCGGCAAAGATGAAATGGGCTCACTGCTGCGCGCGCTGGCTTTGATGAACAAGAACCTGATAGACATCGTCGAACAGATACGCAATGGCACAGACACTGTCGCTACCGCATCCACACAAATCGCATCAGGGAACCAGGACCTGTCCGCCCGCACTGAAAAACAGGCAAGTGCACTGGAAGAAACCGCGTCCTCCATGGAGGAGCTCACCAGCGCAGTCAAGCAAAACTCCGATAACGCCCTTGAAGCCAATCAGCTCGCACGAAATGCATCCGAAGTCGCCGTCAAAGGCGGTAATGTAGTCACGCGGGTGGTAGATACCATGTCTTCCATCAGTGAATCATCCAGGAAGATTGTTGACATCATCAGCGTCATAGACGGCATCGCCTTCCAGACCAACATCCTGGCACTGAATGCCGCCGTCGAAGCGGCGCGCGCCGGAGAGCAAGGCCGGGGATTTGCCGTGGTTGCTTCAGAAGTGCGCAATCTTGCCCAGCGCTCGGCAACAGCAGCAAAAGAGATCAAGCTCTTGATTGATACATCTGTAGAAAAAGTGAATGCAGGAAGCCAGCTTGTTGATGAAGCCGGCCTGACCATGGGGGAAGTCGTCAACAGCGTCAGGCATGTAACCCATATCATTGCGGAAATCAGCTCTGCCAGCGCAGAACAGACGGCAGGCATAGAACAGATCAACCGGGCCATTGTGGAACTGGATAACACCACCCAGCAAAACTCTGCTCTCGTCGAAGAAATAGCCGCAGCAGCCGAATCACTGCAGGATCAGGCAAGAAAACAAGCTGACGTTGTCAGCATATTTAAAACCAGCAACACCACGCCAACCACTGCCGCCAGGCTGCACAATATTTCCGAACATCCAAAAGCAGCGAGGCAAGCGTTTGCACCAACAGTCATTGCATTACCAATGTCTGCATCAGCAAGAGAAAAATAG
- a CDS encoding NUDIX hydrolase — translation MKFCSECASPVVLQIPVDDTRERFVCPACGTIHYQNPKMVVGAIPVWEEDGVTRILLCKRAIEPRLGFWTLPAGFMENNETTAQAAQRETEEEAGANIKLHELFSILNVPHVHQVHLFYRATLLDLNYAAGVESLEVALFSEEQIPWDDIAFPTTGHTLKFFFEDLAKVRDGGRFHMHEHDIFKPMRDG, via the coding sequence ATGAAATTCTGCTCTGAATGCGCGTCCCCGGTGGTCTTGCAAATCCCTGTTGATGATACCCGCGAGCGTTTTGTCTGCCCAGCTTGCGGCACTATCCATTATCAAAACCCGAAGATGGTGGTGGGTGCTATTCCCGTTTGGGAAGAAGATGGTGTCACCAGGATATTATTATGCAAGCGAGCCATAGAACCGCGTCTGGGCTTTTGGACCCTGCCTGCCGGTTTCATGGAAAATAATGAGACCACGGCTCAAGCAGCGCAGCGTGAAACAGAAGAAGAAGCTGGTGCTAATATCAAATTGCATGAGCTGTTTTCTATCTTGAATGTACCGCATGTACATCAGGTCCACCTGTTTTATCGCGCCACTCTACTGGATCTGAATTACGCCGCTGGAGTCGAGAGCCTGGAAGTAGCACTCTTCTCTGAAGAGCAAATCCCCTGGGATGACATCGCCTTTCCCACCACAGGCCATACGCTGAAGTTTTTCTTTGAAGACCTCGCGAAGGTCAGGGACGGCGGGCGCTTTCACATGCACGAGCATGATATTTTCAAGCCCATGCGGGATGGCTGA